The following are encoded together in the Citrobacter arsenatis genome:
- the phnO gene encoding aminoalkylphosphonate N-acetyltransferase encodes MSVCELRRATLYDTDAVYALICELKQGQFDLQAFSAGYAANLQDANMHYQLALIDGQVVGLIGLHLQFHLHHANWIGEIQELVVMPQARGLRVGSQLLAWAEAAAREAGAEVTELSTSTQRLDAHRFYQREGYTMSHFRFTKPL; translated from the coding sequence ATGTCTGTCTGTGAATTACGCCGCGCCACGCTCTACGATACCGATGCGGTTTACGCGCTGATCTGCGAGTTGAAACAGGGTCAATTTGACCTGCAGGCTTTTAGCGCTGGTTACGCCGCTAATCTGCAAGATGCCAATATGCACTACCAGCTGGCGCTGATCGACGGGCAGGTCGTCGGCTTGATCGGTCTGCACCTGCAGTTTCATCTGCACCACGCCAACTGGATTGGCGAAATCCAGGAACTGGTGGTGATGCCGCAGGCGCGAGGGTTAAGGGTCGGCAGCCAGCTACTGGCCTGGGCCGAAGCCGCCGCGCGCGAAGCAGGCGCAGAAGTCACCGAGCTTTCCACCAGCACCCAACGCCTTGACGCGCACCGTTTTTACCAGCGCGAAGGCTATACCATGAGCCATTTTCGCTTCACCAAACCGTTATAG
- the phnN gene encoding ribose 1,5-bisphosphokinase: MGKLIWLMGPSGSGKDSLLAELRQQEPTQLLVAHRYITRAANAGNENHIALSEPEFFTRAGQNLLALSWHANGFYYGVGVEIDLWLHAGFDVVVNGSRAHLPQAQARYGASLLPICLQVSPAILRQRLQARGRESETEIAARLERAARYAPYDCHVLNNDGSLLQSVDTLLALMGRKEKKHVCL, translated from the coding sequence ATGGGTAAACTGATCTGGCTGATGGGGCCGTCCGGCTCCGGTAAGGACAGCCTGCTGGCAGAATTGCGCCAGCAGGAACCGACGCAACTGCTGGTGGCGCATCGTTACATCACCCGCGCCGCCAACGCCGGGAATGAAAATCATATTGCGCTAAGTGAACCAGAGTTTTTTACCCGCGCCGGGCAGAACCTGCTGGCGCTGAGCTGGCACGCCAACGGCTTCTACTACGGCGTCGGCGTGGAGATAGACCTCTGGCTGCATGCTGGTTTTGATGTGGTGGTCAACGGCTCGCGTGCGCATCTGCCCCAGGCGCAGGCCCGTTATGGCGCTTCTTTGCTTCCCATTTGCTTACAGGTTTCTCCGGCAATTCTCCGCCAGCGCCTGCAGGCGCGTGGGCGGGAGAGCGAAACTGAAATCGCTGCCCGCCTCGAACGCGCGGCGCGCTACGCGCCGTATGACTGCCACGTCCTGAATAACGATGGTAGTTTGCTACAGTCTGTCGATACACTGCTCGCACTGATGGGACGCAAGGAGAAGAAACATGTCTGTCTGTGA
- a CDS encoding sugar ABC transporter ATP-binding protein: MSRTPVLEMRNIAKAFGKFYALKGVDLTVWPGEIHALMGENGAGKSTLMKILAGAYTATSGEILIDGQPFHIRGPKDALSAGITLIYQEMQLAPNLTVAENIFLGSELSRGGLVQRKEMVMQSQKVIDRLGAQFKASDRVMTLTIAEQQQVEIARALHRNSRILVMDEPTAALSSRETHRLFELIMRLRDEGMAIIYISHRMAEVYELSDRVSVLRDGQYVGSLTRDKLNASELVRMMVGRPLSDLFNKERDIPLGKARLNVHHLTDGHKVQPCSLLVRSGEIVGLAGLVGAGRSELAQLIFGVRKAIGGMIEVDGEPVVIHSPREAIDHGIGFLTENRKEQGLFLELAAAENITMATLERDANWGMLDRKKAQAISDDAIKLLNIRVPHAQVRAGGLSGGNQQKLLISRWVAIGPRILILDEPTRGVDVGAKSEIYRIMNDMARKGVAILMISSELPEVVGMSDRVYVMREGSIAGELNGQSITQENIMTLATGVNDSHHQAVPHE; this comes from the coding sequence ATGAGCAGGACACCGGTTCTGGAGATGCGCAATATTGCTAAAGCGTTTGGCAAATTTTACGCGCTAAAAGGGGTCGATTTAACGGTCTGGCCAGGTGAGATTCATGCGCTGATGGGCGAGAACGGCGCGGGGAAAAGCACCCTGATGAAGATCCTCGCAGGCGCCTATACCGCCACCAGCGGTGAGATCCTGATTGACGGTCAGCCGTTCCACATTCGTGGGCCAAAAGATGCGCTCAGCGCGGGCATCACGCTGATTTACCAGGAGATGCAGCTCGCGCCGAACCTGACGGTGGCGGAAAATATCTTTCTTGGCAGCGAGCTGTCGCGCGGCGGTCTGGTCCAGCGTAAAGAGATGGTGATGCAGTCGCAGAAAGTCATCGACCGACTCGGCGCCCAGTTTAAGGCTAGCGACCGTGTGATGACGTTGACCATCGCCGAACAGCAGCAGGTGGAAATCGCCCGCGCCCTGCACCGTAACAGCCGCATTCTGGTGATGGATGAACCCACCGCCGCCCTCTCCTCACGTGAAACCCATCGCCTGTTTGAACTGATCATGCGCCTGCGCGATGAGGGGATGGCGATTATCTACATCAGCCACCGCATGGCGGAGGTATATGAGCTCTCGGACCGCGTTAGCGTCCTACGTGACGGGCAATACGTTGGCAGCCTGACCCGCGACAAGCTCAACGCTTCGGAGCTGGTGCGCATGATGGTGGGCCGCCCGTTAAGCGATCTGTTCAACAAAGAGCGCGATATTCCTTTAGGTAAAGCGCGTCTCAACGTTCATCACCTGACCGACGGGCATAAAGTTCAGCCGTGCAGTTTACTGGTGCGCTCCGGGGAGATCGTCGGCCTGGCCGGGTTAGTCGGCGCCGGGCGCTCTGAATTGGCTCAGCTGATTTTTGGCGTGCGTAAAGCCATCGGCGGCATGATTGAAGTAGACGGTGAGCCGGTGGTGATCCACTCCCCGCGTGAGGCGATTGACCATGGCATTGGCTTTCTGACGGAAAACCGCAAAGAACAGGGATTGTTTTTAGAGCTGGCGGCAGCAGAAAACATCACCATGGCGACGCTGGAGCGTGATGCTAACTGGGGCATGCTCGATCGCAAAAAGGCGCAGGCTATTTCCGATGACGCCATCAAATTGCTCAACATCCGCGTTCCGCACGCGCAGGTGCGCGCAGGCGGACTGTCCGGCGGCAATCAGCAAAAACTGCTGATTTCACGCTGGGTCGCGATCGGCCCACGTATTTTGATCCTCGATGAGCCCACACGCGGCGTGGACGTCGGTGCCAAAAGCGAGATCTACCGGATCATGAACGATATGGCGCGCAAAGGCGTGGCGATCCTGATGATCTCCAGCGAACTGCCGGAAGTTGTCGGTATGAGCGATCGCGTGTACGTCATGCGGGAAGGCAGTATTGCCGGCGAGCTGAACGGGCAAAGTATTACCCAGGAAAACATTATGACGCTGGCAACCGGCGTGAACGACTCCCACCATCAGGCGGTGCCCCATGAATAA
- a CDS encoding ABC transporter permease subunit: MNNPTTPQQVAKSASAKKMLMSDLMQTVGILPILILIVAVFGFIAPNFFTESNLLNITRQASINIVLAAGMTFIILTGGIDLSVGSILGTTAVAAMVVSLIPEFAMLSIPAALMLGLVLGLFNGALVAFAGLPPFIVTLGTYTALRGAAYLLADGTTVINSNISFEWIGNNYLGPVPWLVVIALAVVVVCWFILRRTTLGVHIYAVGGNMQAARLTGIKVWLVLLFVYGMSGLLSGLGGVMSASRLYSANGNLGMGYELDAIAAVILGGTSFVGGIGTITGTLVGALIIATLNNGMTLMGVSYFWQLVIKGAVIIIAVLIDKYRTRHHQSA, from the coding sequence ATGAATAATCCAACCACTCCCCAGCAGGTGGCGAAATCCGCCTCCGCGAAAAAAATGCTGATGAGCGATCTGATGCAAACGGTCGGCATCTTACCGATTCTCATCCTGATTGTGGCGGTATTTGGCTTTATCGCGCCAAACTTTTTTACCGAAAGCAATCTGCTGAATATTACCCGTCAGGCGTCGATCAACATCGTGCTGGCGGCTGGCATGACCTTCATCATTCTGACCGGCGGGATCGACCTCTCGGTTGGTTCGATCCTCGGCACCACCGCCGTAGCAGCCATGGTCGTTTCTCTTATTCCTGAGTTTGCCATGCTGTCGATTCCGGCGGCGCTGATGCTCGGCCTGGTGCTGGGGTTGTTTAACGGCGCACTGGTCGCTTTTGCCGGACTACCGCCGTTTATCGTCACACTTGGAACGTATACGGCGCTGCGCGGCGCGGCCTACCTGCTGGCCGACGGCACGACGGTGATTAATTCCAATATCAGCTTTGAGTGGATCGGTAACAACTATCTCGGTCCGGTTCCGTGGCTGGTGGTCATTGCGCTGGCGGTGGTGGTGGTGTGTTGGTTCATTCTGCGCCGTACCACGCTCGGCGTTCATATTTACGCGGTCGGCGGCAATATGCAGGCTGCTCGCTTAACCGGGATCAAAGTGTGGCTGGTGCTACTGTTCGTCTACGGCATGAGCGGTTTGCTTTCAGGTCTTGGCGGAGTGATGAGCGCCTCGCGGCTGTACAGCGCCAACGGCAACTTAGGCATGGGCTATGAGCTGGACGCCATCGCGGCGGTGATCCTCGGCGGCACCAGTTTTGTTGGCGGGATCGGCACCATCACCGGCACGCTGGTAGGGGCATTGATTATTGCCACGCTCAATAACGGCATGACGCTGATGGGCGTCTCCTATTTCTGGCAACTGGTGATCAAAGGGGCGGTGATCATCATAGCGGTGCTGATCGACAAATACCGTACCCGACACCATCAAAGTGCATAG
- the yjdP gene encoding DDRRRQL repeat protein YjdP yields MQRSATFLLFSLLMLTTVSAQADIIDDAIGNIQQAINDAYKPDNGRDYDDSRDESWQRQMSDDRRRQYDNRRRQFEDRRRQLDDRQRQLDQERRQLEDEERRMEEDYDR; encoded by the coding sequence ATGCAACGCTCCGCGACATTCCTTCTTTTTAGTTTGCTGATGCTGACCACCGTATCGGCGCAGGCGGATATTATCGATGACGCCATTGGTAATATTCAGCAGGCGATTAACGACGCATACAAACCGGATAACGGGCGGGATTATGATGACTCCCGTGATGAAAGCTGGCAGCGCCAGATGAGTGACGACCGGCGCAGGCAATATGACAATCGCCGCCGCCAGTTTGAAGATCGACGTCGCCAACTGGATGACCGTCAGCGCCAGCTCGATCAGGAACGGCGTCAGTTAGAGGACGAAGAGCGCAGAATGGAAGAAGATTACGATCGTTAG
- a CDS encoding HigA family addiction module antitoxin has protein sequence MKQATRKPTTVGDILQYEYLEPLELKINDLAEILHVHRNTVSALVNNNRKLTTDMAFRLAKAFDTSVDFWRNLQAAVDLWEVENDMRAQEELNRIVSVKDFIAQRNGESKKVA, from the coding sequence ATGAAACAGGCAACCAGAAAACCAACGACTGTGGGTGATATCCTGCAATATGAATACCTGGAGCCGCTCGAGCTGAAAATTAATGATCTGGCTGAAATACTGCATGTTCATCGCAATACGGTGAGCGCACTGGTCAACAATAATCGCAAATTAACAACGGATATGGCGTTTCGTTTGGCCAAAGCGTTCGATACTTCCGTTGATTTCTGGCGTAACTTACAGGCGGCGGTTGACCTGTGGGAAGTTGAAAATGACATGCGGGCGCAAGAAGAACTGAACCGCATTGTTTCGGTTAAAGATTTTATTGCTCAGCGAAATGGCGAGTCTAAAAAAGTCGCCTGA
- a CDS encoding hybrid sensor histidine kinase/response regulator has product MPQPGRHFFASARGRLLFFNLLVVAVTLMVSGVAVLGFQHASQIQEQVQQQTVDDMTGSMNLARDTANVATAAVRLSQVVGALEYKGEAERLQETQRALKQSLEQLAAAPLAQQEPALVERIIQRSQELQSSVEGMLQRGQQRHLERNALLSSLYQNQSYLRHLQKLTGAQDDVLLGQIDRLIIAAIETPTPRSVVKQLDGVMPALPLQANNPLITNILNDFNLELHKLEPLSSALEQSDLAINWYMFHIKALVAILNSDINQYASQVALISEQRVAQSHQELQSGALFILAFALLAVVITGFAGWYIYRNLGSNLTAISRAMTRLAHGESDVSVPALQRRDELGELARAFSVFARNTASLEHTTRLLKEKTSQMEIDRTERQGLEEALLHSQKLKAVGQLTGGLAHDFNNLLAVIIGSLDLVDPDSPDAPRVNRALKAAERGALLTQRLLAFSRKQSLHPHAVELKTLLENLGELMRHSLPATLTLEIEAQSPAWPAWIDVSQLENAIINLVMNARDAMDGQAGTIKIRTWNQRVTRSDGRKQDMVMLEVADQGNGMSQEVKAQVFEPFFTTKQTGSGSGLGLSMVYGFVRQSGGRVEIESAPGQGTTVRLQLPRAVVPVQAQAEPVAVHAANSGEKLVLVLEDEADVRQTLCEQLHLLGYLTLEAANGEQAMHMLAASSEIDILISDLMLPGGLSGVDVVNHALAHYPQLSILLISGQDLRPAHNPALPDVALLRKPFTRGELAQALRHSRN; this is encoded by the coding sequence ATGCCGCAACCGGGACGTCACTTTTTCGCCAGTGCGCGTGGACGATTGCTGTTCTTCAATCTGCTGGTGGTGGCGGTCACGCTGATGGTGAGCGGCGTGGCGGTGCTGGGGTTTCAGCACGCCAGCCAGATCCAGGAGCAGGTGCAGCAGCAAACCGTTGACGACATGACAGGCAGCATGAACCTGGCGCGTGATACGGCGAACGTGGCAACGGCGGCGGTGCGGCTTTCGCAGGTGGTCGGCGCGCTGGAATACAAAGGTGAAGCGGAGCGGCTGCAGGAGACGCAACGGGCGCTGAAGCAATCGCTGGAACAACTGGCAGCCGCGCCGCTGGCGCAGCAGGAACCGGCGCTGGTTGAGCGTATTATCCAGCGTAGCCAGGAGCTACAAAGCAGCGTGGAAGGTATGCTGCAGCGCGGGCAGCAGCGGCATCTGGAACGTAACGCGCTGCTCAGTTCACTGTATCAGAATCAAAGTTATTTACGTCATCTGCAAAAGCTCACCGGCGCGCAGGATGACGTGCTGCTGGGACAAATAGACCGCTTAATTATCGCCGCCATTGAAACACCCACGCCGCGTTCGGTGGTGAAGCAACTGGATGGCGTGATGCCCGCGCTGCCTCTGCAAGCCAACAATCCGCTGATCACCAACATCCTCAACGACTTCAACCTGGAACTGCATAAGCTGGAGCCGCTCTCTTCCGCGCTGGAGCAGAGCGATTTGGCGATCAACTGGTACATGTTTCATATCAAAGCGTTGGTGGCGATCCTCAACAGCGATATCAATCAGTATGCCTCGCAGGTGGCGTTGATCTCCGAACAGCGGGTGGCACAAAGCCATCAGGAACTGCAATCCGGCGCGTTGTTTATTTTGGCGTTTGCGCTGCTGGCGGTGGTGATCACCGGTTTTGCCGGGTGGTATATCTACCGTAACCTCGGTTCCAACCTGACGGCCATTTCACGGGCGATGACCCGGCTGGCGCACGGTGAATCGGACGTTAGCGTACCGGCCCTGCAGCGTCGCGATGAGCTGGGCGAACTGGCCCGCGCCTTTAGCGTTTTTGCCCGTAATACGGCGTCGCTGGAGCACACCACCCGATTGCTAAAAGAAAAAACCAGCCAGATGGAAATCGACCGCACCGAGCGCCAGGGACTGGAAGAAGCGTTGTTGCACAGCCAAAAGCTGAAGGCGGTGGGGCAACTGACGGGCGGATTAGCGCATGATTTCAATAACCTGCTGGCGGTGATTATTGGCAGCCTGGATTTGGTTGATCCGGATTCTCCCGACGCGCCGCGGGTCAATCGGGCGCTAAAAGCCGCCGAGCGCGGGGCGCTGCTTACCCAGCGGCTGCTGGCCTTTTCGCGCAAACAGTCATTGCATCCCCATGCGGTGGAGCTGAAAACGCTGCTGGAAAACCTGGGCGAACTGATGCGCCACTCTCTTCCGGCCACGTTGACGCTGGAGATTGAAGCCCAGTCTCCCGCCTGGCCCGCGTGGATTGACGTCAGCCAACTGGAAAACGCCATTATCAATCTGGTGATGAACGCCCGTGACGCCATGGACGGGCAGGCGGGCACGATTAAAATCCGTACCTGGAATCAGCGGGTCACGCGCAGCGATGGGCGTAAGCAGGATATGGTGATGCTGGAGGTTGCCGACCAGGGAAACGGGATGTCGCAGGAGGTGAAAGCACAGGTTTTCGAGCCGTTTTTTACCACCAAACAGACCGGCAGCGGCAGCGGGCTGGGGCTATCGATGGTCTACGGTTTTGTGCGCCAGTCCGGAGGCCGGGTGGAGATCGAAAGCGCGCCCGGACAGGGAACAACGGTCAGATTGCAGCTTCCTCGCGCCGTTGTGCCAGTGCAGGCTCAGGCAGAACCTGTGGCGGTACATGCGGCGAACAGCGGTGAAAAACTGGTACTGGTGCTTGAAGATGAAGCCGATGTGCGCCAGACGTTATGTGAGCAGTTACACCTGCTGGGCTACCTGACGTTAGAGGCCGCCAACGGCGAACAGGCGATGCATATGCTGGCGGCTTCATCCGAGATTGATATTTTAATCAGCGACTTAATGCTACCAGGAGGGTTGAGTGGCGTGGATGTGGTGAATCATGCGCTGGCACATTATCCCCAGTTGAGCATCCTGCTGATTAGCGGTCAGGATTTACGCCCGGCGCATAACCCGGCGCTGCCGGATGTGGCGTTGTTGCGAAAGCCCTTCACCCGGGGAGAACTGGCGCAGGCGCTGCGGCATTCGCGTAATTGA
- the phnP gene encoding phosphonate metabolism protein PhnP, whose protein sequence is MSLTITLTGTGGAQLVPTFGCDCAACQRARLQAQYRRRPCSGVVKFNDAVTLLDAGIPHLMDDWPAGCFQQFLLTHYHMDHVQGLFPLRWGVGATIPVYGPPDEQGCDDLFKHPGILDFSHTVAPFVVFDLQGLQVTPLPLNHSKLTFGYLLESAHSRVAWLSDTAGLPDKTLKFLHNNQPQVIIIDCSHAPRAEPPRNHCDVNTVIALNAVIRCPRVILTHISHQFDLWMMENPLPAGFEAGYDGMEIVLE, encoded by the coding sequence ATGAGTCTGACCATTACGCTAACGGGAACGGGCGGCGCACAGCTGGTGCCGACATTTGGCTGCGACTGTGCAGCCTGCCAACGAGCACGCTTACAGGCGCAATACCGTCGACGCCCATGTAGCGGGGTGGTCAAATTTAATGATGCGGTGACCCTGCTGGACGCGGGGATCCCGCATCTGATGGACGACTGGCCAGCGGGCTGCTTCCAGCAGTTTCTACTGACCCACTATCATATGGATCACGTGCAGGGGCTGTTTCCACTGCGTTGGGGCGTGGGGGCGACTATCCCGGTGTACGGACCGCCGGATGAGCAGGGTTGCGACGATCTGTTTAAGCACCCCGGCATTCTCGATTTTAGCCATACCGTCGCGCCATTCGTGGTGTTTGACCTGCAAGGATTGCAGGTCACACCGCTGCCGCTCAACCATTCAAAGCTGACGTTTGGCTATCTGCTTGAGTCCGCACACAGCCGCGTGGCGTGGCTCTCCGATACCGCCGGACTTCCCGACAAGACGCTGAAGTTTCTCCACAATAACCAACCTCAGGTGATTATCATCGACTGCAGCCACGCCCCGCGCGCCGAGCCACCGCGCAATCACTGCGATGTAAATACCGTTATCGCCTTGAACGCGGTTATCCGCTGCCCACGGGTGATCCTGACGCATATCAGCCATCAGTTCGACCTGTGGATGATGGAAAATCCGCTGCCGGCAGGATTTGAGGCGGGGTATGACGGCATGGAGATTGTGCTGGAGTAA
- a CDS encoding type II toxin-antitoxin system RelE/ParE family toxin, which yields MSKSLNIRNFRDTWLEDFFERATPHRKIPADIHTALARKLDIINAAVSHRDLRSPPGNRYEELTGKLQEYSSIRVNKQYRLIFKWINGKAEDVYLDPHIY from the coding sequence ATGTCTAAATCATTAAATATCAGAAATTTTCGGGATACATGGCTTGAAGATTTTTTTGAACGGGCGACACCGCACAGAAAAATACCCGCGGATATTCACACTGCATTAGCCAGAAAGCTAGATATCATTAATGCGGCTGTTTCGCATCGGGATTTGCGCTCGCCACCCGGTAACAGATATGAAGAGTTAACTGGAAAATTACAGGAATATTCTTCAATCAGAGTAAACAAGCAGTACCGATTAATATTTAAATGGATTAACGGTAAGGCCGAAGATGTGTACTTAGATCCACACATCTACTAG